Proteins encoded by one window of Mesorhizobium sp. INR15:
- a CDS encoding Tm-1-like ATP-binding domain-containing protein, whose product MKRIYVVGTADTKGEELAFLADAIMAAGATVARVDVGTLKATVPVDISASEVATYHPNGRDAVLGSGDRGTSVAAMAEAFARFVQSRGDIAAIIGIGGGGGTSIVTSGMRALPLGLPKIMISTLASGDTAPYVDVSDIVMMPSVTDMAGLNRLSRTVLHNAAQAISGMAAKPAPAPDGKASIGLTMFGVTTACVTDIADQLRSTYDCLVFHATGTGGRAMEKLADSGLLSGILDITTTEVCDLLFGGVLPATEDRFGAIARTRLPYVGSVGALDMVNFWAPATIPERYRGRLFYEHNSNVTLMRTTPAENREIGAWIGEKLSRCEGPVHFLIPEKGVSALDIEGGAFFDPEADEALFEAIERAIKPSATRRITRLPLNINDPEFAKAAVAAFLDIARQ is encoded by the coding sequence ATGAAGCGCATCTATGTTGTGGGCACCGCCGACACCAAGGGCGAGGAGCTCGCTTTCCTGGCCGACGCGATCATGGCTGCCGGCGCCACTGTTGCCCGCGTCGACGTCGGAACGCTCAAAGCCACCGTGCCCGTCGACATCTCCGCCAGCGAGGTTGCCACCTATCACCCGAATGGCAGGGATGCGGTTCTGGGCAGTGGCGATCGCGGCACCTCGGTGGCGGCCATGGCCGAGGCTTTTGCCCGCTTTGTCCAGTCCAGGGGCGACATTGCCGCCATCATCGGCATTGGCGGCGGCGGCGGCACCTCGATTGTCACTTCAGGCATGCGCGCACTGCCGCTCGGCCTGCCCAAGATCATGATCTCGACGCTCGCCTCCGGTGACACCGCGCCTTACGTTGATGTCTCCGACATCGTCATGATGCCGTCGGTGACCGACATGGCCGGGTTAAACCGGCTTTCCCGCACCGTGCTGCACAACGCCGCCCAGGCGATATCAGGCATGGCGGCGAAGCCTGCGCCGGCGCCCGACGGCAAGGCGTCGATCGGCCTCACCATGTTCGGTGTCACCACCGCTTGCGTGACCGACATCGCCGACCAGCTTCGCTCGACCTATGACTGCCTGGTCTTCCATGCCACCGGCACCGGCGGCCGCGCCATGGAAAAGCTCGCCGACAGCGGCCTACTGTCCGGTATCCTCGACATCACCACCACGGAAGTCTGCGACCTGCTGTTTGGCGGCGTGCTGCCGGCGACAGAGGACCGTTTCGGCGCCATCGCCCGCACCCGCTTGCCTTATGTCGGCTCGGTTGGCGCGCTCGACATGGTCAATTTCTGGGCACCGGCAACGATCCCGGAAAGATACCGCGGACGATTGTTCTACGAACACAATTCGAACGTCACGCTGATGCGCACCACCCCGGCCGAGAACCGCGAGATCGGTGCGTGGATCGGGGAAAAGCTGAGCCGCTGCGAAGGCCCGGTACATTTCCTCATTCCTGAAAAGGGCGTCTCGGCGCTGGACATCGAAGGCGGCGCCTTCTTCGATCCGGAAGCCGATGAAGCCCTGTTCGAGGCCATCGAGCGCGCCATCAAGCCAAGTGCCACGCGCCGCATCACGCGCCTGCCGCTGAACATCAACGATCCCGAATTCGCAAAAGCCGCGGTCGCGGCTTTTCTCGACATCGCCAGACAGTGA
- a CDS encoding phosphoenolpyruvate hydrolase family protein has translation MTAIPRKDILKKFRGMIDKGVPIVGGGAGTGLSAKAEEAGGIDLIIIYNSGRYRMAGRGSAAGLLAYGNANEIVKEMAYEVLPVVKKTPVLAGVNGTDPFVIMPLLLAELKTMGFSGVQNFPTIGLFDGKMRQSFEETGMGFGLEVDMIAEAHKLDLLTTPYVFNPDEARAMTKAGADIIVAHMGVTTGGSIGATSAKSLDDCVVEIDAIANAARSVRKDVILLCHGGPISMPDDARYILDRCKGLHGFYGASSMERLPAEAAIAKQTADFKAVTLDGQTKKKKG, from the coding sequence ATGACTGCCATACCGCGCAAGGACATCCTGAAGAAATTCAGGGGAATGATCGACAAGGGCGTGCCGATCGTCGGCGGCGGCGCCGGCACCGGCCTGTCGGCCAAGGCCGAGGAAGCCGGCGGCATCGACCTCATCATCATCTACAATTCCGGCCGCTACCGCATGGCCGGCCGCGGTTCGGCCGCCGGCCTGCTCGCCTACGGCAACGCCAACGAGATCGTCAAGGAAATGGCCTACGAGGTGCTGCCGGTGGTCAAGAAGACGCCGGTGCTGGCCGGCGTCAACGGCACCGATCCCTTCGTCATCATGCCGCTGCTTCTGGCGGAATTGAAAACGATGGGCTTTTCCGGCGTGCAGAATTTTCCAACCATAGGCCTGTTCGACGGGAAGATGCGGCAGAGTTTCGAGGAGACCGGCATGGGCTTTGGCCTCGAGGTCGACATGATCGCCGAGGCGCACAAGCTCGACCTGTTGACCACGCCCTACGTCTTCAACCCCGACGAAGCGCGCGCCATGACCAAGGCCGGTGCCGACATCATCGTCGCCCATATGGGCGTGACGACAGGCGGTTCTATCGGCGCCACGTCGGCAAAATCGCTCGACGACTGCGTGGTTGAGATCGACGCCATCGCCAATGCCGCCCGCTCGGTGCGCAAGGACGTCATCCTGCTTTGCCATGGCGGACCGATCTCGATGCCGGACGACGCCCGCTACATTCTCGACCGCTGCAAAGGCCTGCATGGTTTCTATGGCGCAAGCTCGATGGAGCGGCTGCCGGCGGAAGCCGCCATCGCCAAACAGACCGCGGATTTCAAGGCCGTTACGCTCGATGGCCAGACGAAGAAAAAGAAGGGATGA
- a CDS encoding ABC transporter substrate-binding protein, translated as MRKLVTSVLAGIGLTLACGTSVYAQEKSLTIFWAEWDPANYLQELGNEYEKETGVKITVETTPWSDFQTKAFTEFNAHGDAYDLVVGDSQWLGAGSTGGHYVDLTDFFKKHDLGNVMAPATVKYYAEYPGNSGKYWAIPLEGDAVGWSYRKDWFEDPKEKEAFKAKYGYDLDVPKDFKALRDIAEFFYRPDQKRYGIAIYTDNSYDAMAMGFENALFSYGGELGDYATYKVDGHINSDKAVAALDAYKELYKFTPPGWAKTFFVEDNQAITENLAAMSMNFFAFFPSLINPASNPNAKNTGFFANPAGPGGDQFAALGGQGISVISYSQKQEEAMKFLEWFIKDDTQKKWAALGGYTCSQAVLKSAEFQNATPYNKAFYETMFKVKDFWAVPEYAELLQQLNQRIYPYMIGGSGTAKETLDALAGDWNATFKKYGRVQ; from the coding sequence ATGCGCAAGTTAGTGACCAGCGTGCTTGCTGGTATCGGATTAACGCTCGCCTGCGGAACGTCCGTCTACGCGCAGGAAAAATCACTCACCATCTTCTGGGCGGAATGGGACCCGGCCAACTACCTGCAGGAACTCGGCAACGAGTATGAGAAGGAAACCGGCGTCAAGATCACGGTGGAAACCACGCCGTGGTCGGACTTTCAGACCAAGGCCTTCACCGAGTTCAATGCCCATGGCGATGCCTATGATCTGGTCGTCGGCGACTCGCAGTGGCTTGGCGCCGGCTCGACCGGCGGCCACTATGTCGATCTGACCGACTTCTTCAAAAAGCATGATCTCGGCAATGTCATGGCGCCGGCGACGGTGAAATACTACGCCGAATATCCCGGCAACAGCGGCAAATACTGGGCCATCCCGCTCGAGGGCGATGCCGTCGGCTGGTCCTATCGCAAGGACTGGTTCGAGGACCCCAAGGAGAAGGAAGCCTTCAAGGCCAAGTACGGTTATGACCTCGACGTGCCGAAGGATTTCAAGGCGTTGCGCGACATCGCCGAGTTCTTCTACAGGCCCGACCAGAAACGATACGGCATCGCGATCTACACCGACAATTCCTATGACGCGATGGCGATGGGCTTCGAGAACGCACTGTTCTCCTACGGCGGCGAACTGGGTGACTACGCGACCTACAAGGTCGACGGCCACATCAATTCCGACAAGGCCGTAGCGGCACTCGACGCCTACAAGGAGCTCTACAAGTTCACCCCTCCGGGCTGGGCCAAGACCTTCTTCGTCGAAGACAACCAGGCGATCACCGAAAACCTGGCCGCGATGAGCATGAACTTCTTCGCGTTCTTCCCGTCGCTGATCAACCCGGCGTCGAACCCGAATGCCAAGAACACCGGCTTCTTCGCCAATCCGGCTGGCCCGGGCGGCGACCAGTTCGCCGCACTTGGCGGGCAAGGCATCTCCGTCATCTCCTACTCGCAGAAGCAGGAAGAGGCGATGAAGTTCCTGGAATGGTTCATCAAGGACGACACCCAGAAGAAGTGGGCGGCCCTTGGCGGTTACACCTGCAGCCAGGCCGTGCTGAAGTCGGCTGAATTCCAGAACGCCACGCCCTACAACAAGGCCTTCTACGAGACCATGTTCAAGGTGAAGGACTTCTGGGCGGTGCCTGAATATGCCGAACTGCTGCAGCAGCTAAACCAGCGTATCTATCCCTACATGATCGGCGGCAGTGGTACCGCCAAGGAAACGCTGGACGCATTGGCTGGCGACTGGAACGCGACCTTCAAGAAATACGGCCGCGTCCAATAA
- a CDS encoding Xaa-Pro peptidase family protein codes for MNIAPGKGAVGNIPFDQARVDRLMEEAGIDVLLATSKHNTQYLLGGYKFIFFAAMDAIGHSRYLPIVLYEKGGPDHAAYIGNRMEGAEHQNNPFWTPTLHAACWGTLDAANLAVEHLRKIGKGTARIGIEPGFLPSDAYALIRHALPDAKLIDATAMLERMRAIKTDAELEKLRVASELITDSMLATIGAAREGSTKSEIIEQLRREETNRGIHFEYCLLTLGSSHNRAASPQAWKKGEVLSIDSGGNYHGYIGDLCRMGILGEPDAELEDLLAEVETVQQAAFSKVRAGTLGGDMISHAEGVLKASRVAPYTDFFAHGMGLITHEVPFLMTNHPVAYEGTDAARPLEKNMVISVETTMLHPTRGFIKLEDTLAITETGYVMFGDRGRGWNRGGVA; via the coding sequence ATGAACATAGCCCCAGGCAAAGGCGCGGTCGGCAATATTCCCTTCGATCAGGCCAGGGTCGACCGGTTGATGGAGGAGGCCGGCATCGACGTGCTACTGGCGACGTCGAAGCACAACACGCAATATCTGCTCGGCGGCTACAAGTTCATCTTCTTCGCCGCCATGGATGCCATCGGCCATAGCCGCTACCTGCCCATCGTCCTCTACGAGAAAGGTGGTCCGGATCACGCGGCCTATATCGGTAACCGCATGGAAGGCGCCGAACACCAGAACAATCCGTTCTGGACGCCGACGCTGCATGCCGCCTGCTGGGGCACGCTTGATGCTGCCAACCTCGCGGTCGAGCACCTGAGGAAGATCGGCAAGGGCACCGCCCGCATCGGCATCGAACCTGGCTTCCTGCCTTCGGACGCCTATGCGCTGATCCGCCATGCGCTGCCGGACGCCAAGCTGATCGATGCGACAGCCATGCTGGAGCGCATGCGAGCCATCAAGACCGATGCGGAACTGGAGAAGCTGCGCGTTGCTTCGGAACTGATCACGGACTCGATGCTGGCGACGATCGGCGCGGCCAGGGAAGGCTCGACCAAGAGCGAGATCATCGAGCAGCTGCGGCGCGAGGAAACCAATCGCGGCATCCATTTCGAATATTGCCTGCTGACGCTGGGTTCCAGCCACAACCGCGCCGCCTCGCCGCAGGCGTGGAAGAAGGGCGAGGTGCTATCGATCGATTCCGGCGGCAATTATCACGGCTATATAGGCGACCTCTGCCGCATGGGAATTCTGGGCGAACCGGATGCCGAACTTGAGGATCTGCTGGCCGAGGTCGAGACGGTGCAGCAGGCTGCGTTCTCGAAGGTCAGGGCCGGCACGCTGGGCGGCGACATGATCTCCCATGCGGAGGGGGTGCTAAAGGCATCTAGGGTTGCCCCATACACTGATTTCTTCGCCCACGGCATGGGCCTGATCACGCATGAAGTGCCGTTCCTGATGACCAATCATCCGGTCGCCTATGAGGGCACCGATGCGGCCAGGCCGCTGGAGAAGAATATGGTCATCTCGGTCGAGACGACCATGCTTCACCCGACGCGCGGCTTCATCAAGCTGGAAGACACGCTGGCGATAACCGAGACCGGCTATGTGATGTTCGGCGATCGGGGCAGGGGCTGGAACAGGGGTGGGGTGGCCTAG
- a CDS encoding ABC transporter substrate-binding protein: MSEFTVSRRTVLTGSAMLLASTAMPAIGWTQTPKKGGRLVLAADSEPRNLNPAIVASNGVFFISSKIVETLAEASFTGKDGLDPRLAISWEGAADGLSVTFKLREGVKWHDGKPFTSADVAFSALQIWKPLQNLGRTVFKDLAAVDTPDDLTAIFKFAKPTPFQLIRNALPALSSVVPKHIYEVGKIEENPANNAPIGTGPFKFAEYKAGQYYRLAKNTDYWGKDQPYLDEIIYQVLPDRTSAASALEAEEIQLAAFSAVPLADLDRISKVPGLKVISKGYEGLTYQLVVEINHRRKELADLKVRQAIAHAIDKDFVVKTVFLGYAATATGPVPKNDPQFYTADVPTYAFDVAKANALLDEAGYKKGADGNRFTLKLLPAPYFNETKQFGDYLRQALAAIGIDAQLVNNDSAAHIKAVYTDHAFDLAVGPPVFRGDPAISTTILVQSGIPDGVPFSNQGGYKNDALDALISKASETLDTSARTDLYKEFQKQVAANLPLINVAEWSFISVASEKVANIANNPRWAVSNWADTYLAG, translated from the coding sequence ATGTCGGAGTTCACAGTTTCGCGCCGTACGGTGTTGACGGGTTCAGCCATGCTGCTGGCCTCCACCGCCATGCCGGCTATCGGCTGGACACAGACGCCCAAGAAGGGCGGCCGGCTGGTGTTGGCCGCCGATTCCGAGCCGCGCAATCTCAACCCGGCGATCGTCGCTTCCAACGGCGTGTTCTTCATTTCCAGCAAGATTGTCGAAACGCTGGCCGAGGCGTCCTTCACCGGCAAGGACGGGCTCGATCCACGGCTGGCGATCAGTTGGGAGGGTGCGGCCGACGGCCTGTCCGTAACGTTCAAGTTGCGCGAGGGTGTCAAATGGCATGACGGCAAGCCCTTTACGTCAGCCGACGTCGCCTTCTCCGCATTGCAAATCTGGAAGCCGCTGCAGAATCTCGGCCGCACGGTGTTCAAGGATCTCGCCGCCGTCGACACGCCCGATGACCTGACCGCCATTTTCAAATTCGCCAAGCCGACACCGTTCCAGCTGATCCGCAACGCACTGCCGGCGCTGAGCAGCGTCGTGCCGAAGCACATCTATGAGGTCGGCAAGATCGAGGAAAACCCGGCCAACAATGCGCCGATTGGCACCGGTCCGTTCAAGTTCGCCGAATACAAGGCCGGACAGTATTACCGGCTGGCGAAGAACACCGACTACTGGGGCAAGGACCAGCCCTATCTCGACGAGATCATCTACCAGGTGCTGCCCGACCGCACTTCGGCCGCAAGCGCGCTGGAGGCCGAGGAGATCCAGCTTGCCGCCTTTTCCGCCGTGCCGCTGGCCGACCTCGACCGCATCTCCAAGGTGCCGGGCCTGAAGGTGATCAGCAAAGGCTATGAAGGGCTGACCTACCAGCTCGTCGTCGAGATCAACCATCGCCGCAAGGAGCTCGCCGACCTCAAGGTACGCCAGGCGATCGCGCATGCGATCGACAAGGATTTCGTCGTCAAGACCGTATTCCTCGGCTATGCCGCCACCGCCACTGGCCCGGTGCCGAAAAACGATCCGCAGTTCTATACCGCCGATGTGCCGACCTACGCTTTCGACGTTGCCAAGGCCAATGCCTTGCTCGACGAAGCCGGCTACAAGAAAGGTGCCGACGGCAACCGTTTCACGTTGAAGCTGTTGCCCGCGCCCTATTTCAACGAGACTAAGCAGTTCGGCGACTATCTGCGCCAGGCGCTCGCCGCGATTGGCATCGACGCGCAACTGGTCAACAATGACTCCGCCGCCCATATCAAGGCCGTCTACACCGACCACGCCTTCGACCTCGCGGTCGGGCCGCCGGTGTTCCGTGGCGACCCGGCGATCTCCACCACCATCCTGGTGCAGAGCGGCATTCCGGACGGCGTGCCCTTCTCCAACCAGGGCGGCTACAAGAACGACGCGCTCGACGCGCTCATCTCCAAGGCGTCCGAGACGCTCGACACCTCAGCCCGAACCGACCTCTACAAGGAATTCCAGAAACAGGTGGCGGCCAACCTGCCGCTGATCAACGTCGCCGAATGGAGCTTCATCAGCGTGGCGAGTGAAAAGGTCGCCAACATCGCCAACAACCCACGCTGGGCGGTGTCGAACTGGGCGGACACCTATTTGGCAGGGTAG
- a CDS encoding cupin domain-containing protein — protein sequence MTDKNKVFVYPKDVSAFGFDWGKLSLTVAPEVNGATRFSGGVVDLPSGKGHTRHNHPGAEEIIFVISGHGEQMVEDDKGNPVVAKVGPGCTIYVPESRFHSTLNTGDSPMQLFVVYSPAGPELGLRELPDFRLIPPGGK from the coding sequence ATGACCGACAAGAACAAGGTGTTTGTCTACCCAAAGGACGTCAGCGCCTTCGGCTTCGACTGGGGCAAGCTGTCGCTGACCGTCGCGCCCGAAGTGAACGGCGCGACGCGCTTTTCCGGCGGCGTCGTCGACCTGCCGTCGGGCAAGGGCCACACGCGCCACAATCATCCCGGCGCGGAGGAAATCATTTTCGTCATTTCAGGCCATGGTGAACAGATGGTCGAGGACGACAAGGGCAACCCGGTTGTCGCCAAGGTCGGCCCTGGCTGCACCATCTATGTGCCGGAGAGCCGCTTTCACTCGACGCTCAACACGGGTGACAGCCCGATGCAACTGTTCGTCGTCTATTCACCTGCCGGACCGGAGCTGGGCTTGCGGGAGTTGCCGGATTTCAGGCTTATTCCGCCGGGTGGGAAGTAG
- a CDS encoding TetR/AcrR family transcriptional regulator, with the protein MNVSRQQPLAGDDADQQGNRVAERGPRARTRRLMLETATRLMQAGATPSVSEVAEAAEVSRATAYRYFPSQAALVQAVVDEGLGPILTWKSTSTDPERRVAELFDTAMPRIEAFEATFKAALKLTLDQWARRQAGTLGGEPAFTRGHRIELLKDAIAPLKGQLPPRDFKRLAQALSLIFGVEVLVVLKDIWGLDSRETRSVAQWAAGALVRAAVAESIVATEVAKPAKVAK; encoded by the coding sequence ATGAATGTCTCACGTCAACAACCCTTGGCTGGTGATGACGCCGATCAGCAAGGCAACCGGGTTGCCGAGCGTGGACCGCGTGCCCGCACCCGGCGGCTGATGCTGGAGACGGCGACGCGGCTGATGCAGGCTGGCGCGACGCCCTCGGTCAGCGAAGTCGCCGAGGCGGCGGAGGTTTCCCGGGCGACCGCCTATCGCTACTTTCCGAGCCAGGCAGCATTGGTGCAGGCCGTGGTCGACGAGGGGCTGGGGCCGATCCTCACCTGGAAATCCACCTCCACTGACCCCGAGCGCCGTGTCGCCGAACTGTTCGATACGGCCATGCCGCGCATCGAGGCGTTCGAGGCGACATTCAAGGCGGCGCTGAAACTGACGCTCGATCAGTGGGCGCGGCGCCAGGCCGGTACACTGGGCGGCGAACCGGCCTTCACACGCGGGCATCGCATCGAGTTGCTGAAGGACGCGATCGCGCCGCTCAAGGGCCAATTGCCGCCCAGAGACTTCAAGCGGCTGGCGCAGGCGCTGTCGCTGATCTTCGGTGTCGAAGTGCTGGTCGTGCTGAAAGATATCTGGGGGCTGGACAGCCGCGAAACGCGATCCGTGGCGCAATGGGCAGCTGGCGCCCTTGTGCGGGCGGCGGTGGCTGAGTCGATCGTCGCAACCGAGGTGGCGAAGCCAGCAAAGGTTGCGAAATAG
- a CDS encoding carbohydrate ABC transporter permease, which produces MAAVRTSSEITFNRIAIVVVLLVTLIFLAPIYWIASTAFKPRNLATTIPPTIVFQPEISPFVKLFTKRSQLRSPPTPEEYAAAPWWERVVFDGGEKIVRDGKGEVQWSGYPNRFMNSLIIAITSTVLAVGMGTFTAYGFSRFKVKGEADLLFFILSTRMLPPVVVAIPMFLMYRAVGLNDSHVGLIILYTAFNLSFSVWLMKGFMDEIPKEYEEAALVDGYTRMEAFFKIVLPEAATGIAATAVFCFITAWNEYAFALIMTNRRAQTAPPFIPSQVGSGLPDWTVIAAGTFLFLLPVAIFTFLLRNHLLRGMSFGAIRK; this is translated from the coding sequence ATGGCTGCCGTCCGCACTTCTTCGGAAATCACCTTCAACCGCATCGCCATCGTCGTCGTTCTTTTGGTGACGCTCATCTTCCTGGCGCCGATCTACTGGATCGCCTCGACCGCTTTCAAACCACGCAACCTTGCCACCACCATCCCGCCGACGATCGTCTTCCAGCCGGAGATATCGCCCTTCGTGAAGCTGTTCACCAAGCGCTCGCAGCTGCGCTCGCCGCCAACGCCGGAGGAATATGCAGCGGCCCCGTGGTGGGAGCGTGTTGTCTTCGACGGTGGCGAAAAGATCGTTCGCGACGGCAAGGGCGAGGTGCAGTGGTCAGGCTATCCGAACCGCTTCATGAACTCGCTGATCATCGCCATCACCTCGACGGTGCTGGCGGTCGGGATGGGCACGTTCACCGCCTATGGCTTCTCCCGCTTCAAGGTGAAGGGGGAGGCGGACCTGCTCTTCTTCATCCTGTCGACGCGCATGCTGCCGCCGGTGGTGGTGGCGATCCCGATGTTCCTGATGTACCGGGCGGTCGGTCTCAACGATTCCCACGTCGGCCTGATCATCCTCTACACCGCTTTCAACCTGTCCTTCTCGGTCTGGCTGATGAAGGGTTTCATGGATGAAATCCCGAAGGAGTACGAGGAGGCGGCACTCGTCGATGGCTACACGCGCATGGAGGCCTTCTTCAAGATCGTGCTGCCCGAGGCAGCCACCGGCATCGCCGCTACCGCCGTGTTCTGCTTCATCACCGCCTGGAACGAATATGCCTTCGCGCTGATCATGACCAATCGCCGCGCCCAGACCGCGCCGCCGTTCATCCCGAGCCAGGTCGGCTCCGGCCTGCCGGACTGGACCGTGATTGCCGCAGGAACTTTTCTGTTCCTGCTGCCGGTCGCGATCTTCACCTTCCTGCTTCGCAATCATCTGCTGCGCGGCATGTCCTTCGGAGCAATCCGCAAATGA
- a CDS encoding carbohydrate ABC transporter permease, with amino-acid sequence MATTMITTLDRSSRAAARGLSDMSIRNFFIIPTILFLIVFNIFPLIYSLGYSFTDFRASTNAPANFVGLQNYRELLNDPFVWNNFAITAKYVIVSVSGQLLVGFGVAMLLNREIPLKGLITTLLLLPMMLSMAVVGLFWKLLYDPSWGVINYFLGLGNFEWLADPKMALYAVALTDIWMWSPFVMLLSLAGLSAVPKHLYEAAAIDRAGPFYTFFRITLPLVAPILMIAVIFRTMEAFKTFDLAYILTSQPTTELISIRLYKMAFQEWQTGRSCALAYIVLIMVLAITNIYVKYLNKVKER; translated from the coding sequence TTGGCGACCACGATGATCACCACGCTGGATCGGTCCTCGCGTGCGGCCGCACGCGGCCTCAGCGACATGTCGATCCGCAACTTCTTCATCATTCCGACGATCCTGTTCCTGATCGTCTTCAACATCTTTCCGCTGATCTATTCGCTCGGCTATTCCTTCACCGATTTCCGTGCATCGACCAATGCCCCGGCGAACTTCGTCGGGCTGCAGAACTACCGCGAGCTGCTCAACGACCCGTTCGTGTGGAACAATTTCGCCATCACCGCCAAATACGTCATCGTCTCGGTCTCCGGCCAGTTGCTCGTCGGCTTCGGCGTGGCCATGCTGCTCAACCGGGAGATACCTCTCAAGGGCTTGATCACCACGCTGCTTCTGCTGCCGATGATGTTGTCGATGGCCGTCGTAGGGCTGTTCTGGAAGTTGCTCTATGATCCCTCCTGGGGCGTCATCAACTACTTCCTCGGGCTCGGCAATTTCGAGTGGCTGGCGGACCCCAAGATGGCGCTCTATGCCGTCGCACTGACCGACATCTGGATGTGGTCGCCCTTCGTCATGCTGTTGTCGCTGGCCGGTCTGTCGGCCGTGCCGAAGCATCTCTACGAGGCCGCCGCGATCGATCGAGCCGGGCCGTTCTACACCTTCTTCCGCATCACGCTGCCCTTGGTCGCACCGATCCTGATGATCGCGGTCATCTTCCGCACCATGGAGGCGTTCAAGACCTTCGATCTCGCCTACATCCTGACAAGCCAGCCGACGACCGAACTGATCTCGATCCGGCTCTACAAGATGGCGTTCCAGGAATGGCAGACGGGGCGCTCCTGCGCGCTCGCCTACATCGTGCTGATCATGGTGCTGGCCATCACCAACATCTATGTCAAATACCTCAACAAGGTGAAGGAGCGCTGA
- a CDS encoding ABC transporter ATP-binding protein yields the protein MTQIELRGVQKFFGAVQVIKDLNLKIADNEFIVLLGQSGCGKTTTLRAIAGLETIDEGDILIDGKPIQHLKAADRDIAMVFQSFSLYPHMSVYENIAFPLRATRKSKAEIDQEVRSVAKTLQISDLLDKKPSALSGGDMQRVAIGRALVRRPKAMLMDEPIGALDAKLREEMRAEIKRLHIKQGSTTIYVTHDQIEAMSLADRIVIMHEGVLQQVGSPDEVYSRPANLFVAQFVGSPVMNVADALVAETAASASVTVGGAAAGFEFPRALLSKLNGHAGGQLALGIRPEGVLIRHDAAEGFLPVETQIVEPLGSFDIVDLKVGSKMLRARTKSGFVGGPGEKVFARIDPAQAHFFDTVSGKSLEVRL from the coding sequence TTGACCCAGATCGAGCTTCGCGGCGTCCAGAAGTTTTTCGGCGCTGTCCAGGTCATCAAGGACCTCAATCTCAAGATCGCCGACAACGAGTTCATCGTGCTGCTCGGCCAGTCGGGCTGCGGCAAGACGACGACCTTGCGCGCCATCGCCGGACTTGAGACGATCGACGAGGGCGATATCCTCATCGACGGCAAGCCCATCCAGCACCTGAAGGCGGCCGACCGCGACATCGCCATGGTCTTCCAGTCGTTCTCGCTCTACCCGCATATGAGCGTCTACGAGAACATCGCCTTTCCGCTGCGCGCGACGCGCAAGAGCAAGGCCGAGATCGACCAGGAAGTGCGTTCGGTCGCTAAAACGCTGCAGATCAGCGACCTGCTCGACAAGAAGCCGTCAGCGCTTTCCGGTGGCGACATGCAGCGGGTGGCCATCGGCCGGGCGCTGGTGCGGCGGCCGAAGGCCATGCTGATGGACGAGCCGATCGGCGCGCTCGACGCCAAGCTGCGCGAGGAGATGCGGGCCGAGATCAAGCGCCTGCACATCAAGCAGGGTTCGACCACTATCTATGTCACGCACGACCAGATCGAGGCGATGAGCCTCGCCGACCGCATCGTCATCATGCACGAAGGCGTGCTGCAGCAGGTCGGCTCGCCGGACGAGGTCTATTCGCGCCCGGCCAATCTGTTCGTCGCGCAGTTCGTCGGCAGCCCGGTGATGAATGTCGCCGACGCGTTGGTTGCCGAGACCGCTGCTTCGGCTTCGGTGACGGTCGGTGGTGCGGCCGCCGGCTTCGAATTCCCGCGCGCGTTGCTGTCGAAGCTCAACGGTCATGCCGGCGGCCAACTGGCCCTCGGCATCCGTCCGGAAGGCGTCCTCATCCGCCACGATGCGGCCGAGGGGTTCCTGCCGGTCGAGACGCAGATCGTCGAGCCGCTTGGCTCTTTCGACATTGTCGATCTGAAGGTCGGCTCCAAGATGCTGCGGGCACGCACCAAGAGCGGCTTCGTTGGCGGGCCTGGCGAGAAGGTGTTTGCCCGGATCGATCCAGCCCAGGCGCATTTCTTCGATACAGTGAGCGGCAAGTCGCTTGAGGTGAGGCTCTGA